A stretch of Camelina sativa cultivar DH55 chromosome 18, Cs, whole genome shotgun sequence DNA encodes these proteins:
- the LOC104760221 gene encoding abscisic acid receptor PYL1 isoform X1 encodes MANSDSYSSSTPPPPVVVPNEEEDNNNNNNERIISTHHHQTMPSELTQEEFAVLSNSIVEFHTYQLGRGRCSSLLAQRINAPPETVWSVVRRFDRPQIYKHFIKSCHVDEGFEMRVGSTRDVNVISGLPANTSRERLDLLDDDRRVTGFSITGGEHRLRNYKSVTTVHRFEKERERIWTVVLESYVVDVPEGNSEEDTRLFADTVIRLNLQKLASITEAMNRNNNNNNNNSGDGTNSSSSSSFQRILSGTILQPS; translated from the exons atgGCGAATTCAGATTCCTACTCCTCCTctacaccaccaccaccagtagTAGTAcctaacgaagaagaagacaacaacaacaacaacaacgagagAATAATCTCAACTCACCATCACCAGACCATGCCTTCCGAGTTAACTCAAGAAGAGTTCGCCGTACTCTCCAACTCAATCGTCGAGTTCCACACGTACCAACTCGGTCGAGGTCGGTGCTCCTCCCTCTTAGCTCAGCGGATCAACGCGCCTCCGGAAACAGTCTGGTCCGTGGTGAGAAGGTTCGACCGGCCTCAGATTTACAAACACTTCATCAAAAGCTGCCACGTAGACGAAGGTTTCGAGATGCGAGTGGGATCCACGCGCGACGTGAACGTGATCAGCGGTCTACCGGCGAACACGTCGAGGGAGAGGTTAGATCTGCTGGACGATGATCGGAGAGTGACTGGGTTTAGTATCACCGGAGGTGAGCATAGGCTGAGGAACTACAAATCGGTGACGACGGTTCATAGgttcgagaaagagagagaacggATCTGGACCGTTGTTTTGGAATCGTACGTCGTGGATGTGCCGGAAGGTAACTCGGAGGAAGACACACGTTTGTTTGCTGATACGGTCATTAGATTGAATCTTCAGAAACTTGCTTCCATTACTGAAGCTATGAAtcgtaacaacaacaacaacaacaacaactccggTGACGgaacaaactcttcttcttc TTCTTCATTTCAG
- the LOC104760221 gene encoding abscisic acid receptor PYL1 isoform X2 — MANSDSYSSSTPPPPVVVPNEEEDNNNNNNERIISTHHHQTMPSELTQEEFAVLSNSIVEFHTYQLGRGRCSSLLAQRINAPPETVWSVVRRFDRPQIYKHFIKSCHVDEGFEMRVGSTRDVNVISGLPANTSRERLDLLDDDRRVTGFSITGGEHRLRNYKSVTTVHRFEKERERIWTVVLESYVVDVPEGNSEEDTRLFADTVIRLNLQKLASITEAMNRNNNNNNNNSGDGTNSSSSFQRILSGTILQPS, encoded by the coding sequence atgGCGAATTCAGATTCCTACTCCTCCTctacaccaccaccaccagtagTAGTAcctaacgaagaagaagacaacaacaacaacaacaacgagagAATAATCTCAACTCACCATCACCAGACCATGCCTTCCGAGTTAACTCAAGAAGAGTTCGCCGTACTCTCCAACTCAATCGTCGAGTTCCACACGTACCAACTCGGTCGAGGTCGGTGCTCCTCCCTCTTAGCTCAGCGGATCAACGCGCCTCCGGAAACAGTCTGGTCCGTGGTGAGAAGGTTCGACCGGCCTCAGATTTACAAACACTTCATCAAAAGCTGCCACGTAGACGAAGGTTTCGAGATGCGAGTGGGATCCACGCGCGACGTGAACGTGATCAGCGGTCTACCGGCGAACACGTCGAGGGAGAGGTTAGATCTGCTGGACGATGATCGGAGAGTGACTGGGTTTAGTATCACCGGAGGTGAGCATAGGCTGAGGAACTACAAATCGGTGACGACGGTTCATAGgttcgagaaagagagagaacggATCTGGACCGTTGTTTTGGAATCGTACGTCGTGGATGTGCCGGAAGGTAACTCGGAGGAAGACACACGTTTGTTTGCTGATACGGTCATTAGATTGAATCTTCAGAAACTTGCTTCCATTACTGAAGCTATGAAtcgtaacaacaacaacaacaacaacaactccggTGACGgaacaaactcttcttcttcatttcag
- the LOC104760220 gene encoding uncharacterized protein LOC104760220 — METIEQQRHSLSSLPMLSRLEHLDFVIKNLERQQNLSKWKDESASTTRGLIDRGTAIREAYFKGSLLDRIAALETRLFQICLELESSSASSTSTGGSGETSSQRIKKDLTKTLPIFSSNVNPFHVPLQHPQDPRDMEEKIEEEKDEEINLEKPLLEKKKIKKNDANETCKSKKKKKKKKKKKKTNSPKKWCRFSLLGC; from the exons ATGGAGACGATTGAGCAACAAAGACATTCACTCTCTTCTTTGCCTATGCTCTCTAGGCTTGAACACTTAGATTTCGTT ATAAAGAATCTAGAGAGACAACAAAACCTTTCGAAATGGAAAGATGAAAGCGCGTCTACCACACGTGGATTAATTGATAGAGGCACGGCGATTAGAGAAGCATATTTCAAAGGATCGTTACTAGATCGAATCGCAGCTTTGGAGACCAGACTTTTTCAG ATATGTTTGGAGTTGGAATCGAGCAGTGCATCTTCTACCTCAACTGGAGGGTCCGGTGAAACATCAAGCCAAAGGATTAAGAAGGATTTGACAAAGACATTACCTATTTTCAGTAGCAACGTTAATCCTTTTCATGTTCCCTTACAACATCCACAAGACCCTCGG GACATGGAGGAGAAGAttgaggaagagaaagatgaagagataaATCTAGAGAAGCCATTactcgagaagaagaagattaagaagaatGATGCTAATGAAACTtgcaaatcaaagaagaagaagaagaagaagaagaagaagaagaagacaaattctCCCAAGAAGTGGTGTCGTTTTAGCTTGTTGGGCTGCTAA